Genomic segment of Calonectris borealis unplaced genomic scaffold, bCalBor7.hap1.2 HAP1_SCAFFOLD_59, whole genome shotgun sequence:
TACGAGAATCAACGCAATGGGGTGCCCAAGACCCGAGGGTGTTTGCAGCTTGATCTCAGCTGCCACAGCACAGTTTCTGGACCACACTCCCCTTATACTTTGTATTATGTGATACTCCCAGAATACACGCTGTGCATTTTATATGCGCGATGGCTTCAGCAGCGTGACTTTGGGACAGACTCCAGCCAGAGCATGCTGTTCAATGTACACAACCCCTCAAAACTCCTTATTTTGGCAGGGGAAAGGAGGCTTCTTGCCCTCCGCAAGCACCCTGAGGGTATCTCTGTATAGTGGGGGTTCACCTTTGGATACCTGCGAGATGAGGCTCGGCTTTTCCCGAGGGTGCAGACCTCCGTAAGTGAGCGTTGCAAACCCTCCTGCTGCTGGATCcacagctggagctggctggggacTGGGGAGGTGGGGATGAAACAGGACAGACGCAGCTGGGAACGGGGGAGCCTCCTAGCAGACATGGCTCGGGTGCTGAGGGGGCACTTAGACCACTTAAAACTAGAGGGCAAAATCCCAGGGACAGCAGGGAGGAGGGCTCAGTGCAGGAGGAGGGATGAGCGCCGGGCAAACACAGGGCATGTCGCTGCAGAGGAGGGGACAAACATGCTCTCGCCGCCCAGGGCACCCAGGTCAGCTTGCAGCTCGCTCTGGGACGGTCACCTGTCCTAAGGCATACGTGACAGGCATGGGGGTTTCGGGACGTTGCCTCCTGTCCCTGCACAGCAACCTGGCTGGCTTCGCCGGAGCAGGGCTCCTCATCTACCTGGTGTGCCTCTGCGGTGAGTGGCGCTTGCTCGGGGGAAGGAGCATCCTAGGAGAAAAAGGGGGTTGGAGATCTTCAGGGATGGGGGGACTGGGCTTGCTGATGGATGGGACAAAGCCTCCTTTGACCCACCAGCCttcaaaaggaagaggaagaggtggaTGGGGAAGGAGACCATGTTAGCCGAGTAATTATCCTGGCCTCTGCGCCGCTGCCCTTGCACAGAGTGGTTGGGAAATGCTTGGAGCCTTACCAACCAGTGACAGTCAAGAACAGAAATTCCTTATTTGTGTTGGCCACTGCTTCAGGGCCAGCCAGTTCGTTTACAAAGGGCACAAAGTCCTCTTCCCCCAGCGCAAACAGGAGCGTTTATTCTGCTCTGCGCCCTGCAGACTCGAAGGCTTTCCAGGAGGTGACCAATTGTGCTGCAAGTGGGATGCCAAGGtgcttttcttacctttttttttgcctctgcctACCTCATTTTGCATCCCCTTCTCCAGGAGATGCTGCAGCCTCTACCCAGACCCTAACCCGGGCATCCCACAGCGGCTCGTCCACTCCAGCGCTTACTGACACAGCAATTAAACACCTCGTATTTACCTTTCTTGCTGTAGTTTCAGCTTGTGTAATGCCCTCCTCTGAGACGCAGCTCCACTTGGCTAGGGCCCATGGGCTAATCTGCTGTGCAGGCTCCTTATCGCATCATGCAAATCGCTAATTAAAGCACCAGGTTGCACACAGACAGACACCCCTTTCCATCAGACGGCTGGCAGCTACTCCCTACATACAGTTTCCCAGAGTTTTCAGTCCAGCTGgcagtgttttccttttcattgattGGGAATACTAAGCAAAAAAATACCTGAAGCCCCTTTACAGATAACCGTTTTTCAAAAAGGGGGTTTGCAGAGCATTTTCTCTCctgggcttggattttttttttttggtttgtcttTGAGCCAAAGGAGAAGCACGTCCATGGTTCACATAAGCCGCTGCCATCTGCAGAAGCTCCGTGAAGCTCATGCAAGTGAGGCAGCCTTTCATGGTGCTGCTCTTCCGCACCGGACCCTCTCCGTATCCCTCTTGCAGACCTGGTTGCTTCCCAGCGGGTTCCTCTCCGCCTGTCAGATGGCCCGCACCGCTGCGCCGGCAGGGTCGAGGTCTTCTACGAGAACCGGTGGGGAACGGTGTGCGATGACCACTGGGACCTGGAGGATGCTGGtgtggtgtgccggcagctgggctgtggcgtGGTGCTGTCAGCCCCTGGGGCCGGGCATTTCAGGGCAGGGTATGGCCCCATCTGGCTGGACGATGTCAACTGCACGGGGACAGAGGTCGCCCTGTCTTACTGCAGGACGAAAGGCTGGGGAAAGAACAACTGCCACCACGGCGAAGATGCCGGTGTGGTGTGCTCAGGTAATGCCCCGTGGAAattatggggtgggggggacgatGACACATGGTCCACAAAGCAATTCCCTCACAAGGAGTGTTGCCCCCCCCCAATTTTTCAAAAGCTCCCTGCGGCACAGAGCACCTATGGCCCCAGCAAGGGATGGTTTTGTGGTTTGTCCCGTACAGGGGACTGCAGGCTAGTGAGCAATGTGGGAGGCAGGCTTGGAAACGTTACCTGCGCTAACTCCACCCTCCTGAGATGCCGAACCACCTCTGGGGGAGGCTCCTTCAAAAGCTTGCAGCTTTGGTGGCTGATTGAGGTGCAGGCGCTCATGGCAATTGGTAGATGCTGGAGCCACCAGTGCCAGAATTGTCCCAGCAGACATTGGCACACGGGTGTGCTGAGCCCCCTCCGTTGTCACCTCCACCTGCAAAGAGGATGTGGTGCGCCATGCACGCCAGGGAAAAAAgcttccctccttctcctgtcCCAGCATCCTCAGGACCTCCAGGCACAGCTGGAAAGACCACGGGTTGCTGGGACAACATGGCATCACCTCCGTCCCAGTCTTGAGGTGGCTGCACGTTGGTAGCAACTGGGCGCAGCCAACAACCATAGTGGAGTGCAGAATGGTCCTGCAGGAATGAAGGGCAAGGGGGTTTTCATGGTGCACCTCTCGTGCCTTCCGTAGACCCATCCAGCCACCCTACGGCCATCCACACCAGTCCTGCAGAGCTCCGCCTGGTGAACGGCCTGAACCGCTGCTCTGGAAGAGTAGAGGTGATGCATGACCACCAGTGGGGAACCGTGTGTGACGATGACTGGAGCTTCCCCGACGCCAGTGTGGTGTGCCGGCAGTTGGGCTGTGGGACGGCCGTCTCAGCCTACGGCGCAGCTCACTTTGGCTCGGGATCAGGCCCCATTTGGCTGGACAATGTTCAGTGCAGTGGGACCGAAGCTGCCCTGTCCGAATGCCTGGCCAGACCTTGGGGTGTCAACAACTGTGACCATGGAGAAGACGCCAGCGTCGTGTGCACAGGTAACATCAGGCTTGCGGACCGGGGGAAGTTCAGCAGAGGATGCTCTGCTCCGGGGACTTGTACTGGTTTCACAGCTGCAGCCACAGACTGGGCAGCAGACACCTGGGTGGGTGCCCTTGTCCCCCTTGTCCCATCTCCTACAGCATGCCATGCTGGCACTCTTTAGCACACAGGTCCATGAAAGCAAGGAGCAGCAGGAATAATAGGAAGGGAACAATGCCCTTTGGGCAGAATGCAAAAAGTGCGCTAGGGTGGGCACCAATGAGAGAGGGGAAGCACCGGACTGGGTGCTAGACGCTCCTGGCAAGGTCCCAACCCACCACGCTATGGGGATTAGTAGCCCACAGGCTGTGCaaagatggggtggggggaccctgAAGTCTTTTTGAAGAAGGGGCAGTGGCAACGGGGGCTCTGCAGAAAGTCTCTCCCTTTGGGGGCTGCTGCGGCCACGTGGAGGGTTCATGGATGGCCACCCAGGAGGACTGAAAAAAAGCATTGCAGCAGTTTATGGTTTGCTTGTGCTCATGTTGAACGTGCACGGGCTCTGAGATTGCACGGCTGGTTTTGCCTGCACCTGAGATGTTTAGCCCCAAACTTCAGATATTCCTCAACGGCTCGTTGTGGACATGGGAACCTGCAAAACACAGGGGAGCATCCTCCGGCACGGGTCTCCCCATGGTGGCAAGAAGAGGCACCCCAGGGGAGACCTGGTCTGATGCTCCCCTTGTGTCTCGTGCCACGAGCAGGCACAGCCACCAACACACCAGCTCGCCTGCGCCTGGAGAACGGCCCTGGCCGCTGCGCGGGACGCGTGGAGGTGCTCCACCACCATCAGTGGGGGACGGTGTGCGACAGCAGCTGGAGCCTGGCCGAGGCGGCGGTGGTctgccggcagctgggctgcgggacGGCTGTCTCAGCCCCGGGCTCAGCTCACTTCGGGCAAGGGTCCGGACGCATCTGGCTGGATAATGTGAACTGCACGGGGACAGAAGCCGCGCTCTCCGAATGCCAGGCCAGGCCATGGGGATCCAACAGCTGTGACCACCGGAAAGATGCTGGTGTGGTGTGCTCAGGTGACCCATGTTAGTCAGGATAAGCACCGTGCGGGTTGGGGTGCAGGATCAGCTCAATCTTGTCCCAGATAGCCAGGGATGAGTGCCTTTACCCCACCCTggcttaaaaagataaaattaaaacaagagaaGGGTATGAATGCCACAGTGGCTGATGCTCTTCCTAGTGTCAGTGCAGGCTGTGAGACCCAGCGTGCTGTTAGGATGATTTTGGGTAGGAAGAGCCAGCCCTTCTCCTACCTCTCCCTTTCTGACAGCTCTAGCTACGCAAATTCATCGGGCAATGTCACTACTCGCCCCAGGACCCTCCCATAGTCACTACTGACCCCAGGACCCTCCTACAGTCACTGTTGACCCCAGGACCCTCCCATAGTCACTACTGACCCCAGGACCCTCCTATAGTCACTGTTGACCCCAGGACCCTCCCATAGTCACTACTGACCCCAGGACCCTCCTATAGTCACTGTTGACCCCAGGACCCTCCCATAGTCACTATTGACCCCAGAACCCTTTGTCAGGCTCCAAGCCCCAAGCTCTGGAGCTGCGACGCCTCTTTATCCACCCCAATGAGAAGCAAATCCCAGGCCAGCCCTGCCGGTGTAGCGCCTTTCCCAGCCAGAGGCTCTGATCTTCCCACGGCTTAACATGTTGCAAAGCCCAACGGGAGCCGCGGATCACGGTCAGGCACGAACCTGCCCCTTGCTCCCTGCGCAGATGCGGACGCTTCGGGGCAGCGCCCAGTGCGGCTGGCAAACGGCTCGAACAGCTGCCTGGGGAGAGTCGAGGTCTTTCACGACCAGAAGTGGGGGACCGTGTGCGACGACACCTGGGACCTCCACGCCGCCGCCGTcgtctgcaggcagctgggctgtggggtgGCGCTGGCAGCACCGGGCTCGGCTCATTTCGGGCCAGGGTTGGATCCCATCTGGCTGGACGACGTTCACTGCACAGGGACCGAGTCCACCCTCAGTGAGTGTGAGCTGAACAACTGGGGAGAGCACAACTGCGGCCACAGAGAAGATGCTGGCGTGGTGTGCTCAGGTAACACCAGGCTGCAGGGACCAGGGTGGGTGAGCCAGGATGGTTGATGTCCATTCAAGGAGAGGCTTGACGGGTGCTGGAGCTGCTACTCTatcccagggctgtgccaggctctctcctctctgctcactcttccccatccccagcatcAGAGCAGAAGTCAGCTTTCACCCAACCGCTTGGCTTGGAGTTGAGCAAAAATGCCACCCTGCCTTAGACAGGAGTCATATTGATTTAATCTAGAATATGTCCCTCTAGCTCATCAATAACAGCATCCTGTGACGGGCAAAGccttgcttaaaagaaaaatccaggcGCACCTTTCCCAGACACGGGAGTCCAGTGCCACTGGGGAGGTGGGTGTAGGTCTTCCATGAGTCCCATCTCACAGATACCGGCCCTGCGGTGACATTGCTTATTAAGGCATCTCATATGAGGGGCTGGAGTAAGGCAATCCATGCCTTGTAGCTGGTcacgggtgctggtggcttgccTTCAGCAGGGCACAAGAAAAAATTGCCCGGGAGCAAGTCAGAAGCTCTCAACACCCTGAGGATGCCTACAGAGAGTGGGCAAGCGTGCGGGTGTGCAAACCCATGGGTGGTTGCACGCAAGCCTCTGGCCACCGTCCTCTCAGGCTCTCTGTCCCCGTGCTGTGCATTTGAGCCGGCAACGGTgcagcaggcacaggcagcacATCACATGCACGCCTGCCCCATGCACGTGGGCACCTTGCACAGCCCTCTGAGGCTCTCTGCCCCCATGGGGTCGGAGGGGCCGTCTCACCCCCTTGCGCTCTTCCTTGCAGGCACAAACCCCTTGCAGGTGCGGGTGCAGGATGGCCCCGGTCCCTGCGCAGGGCGGGTGGAGGTGCTCTACAACGCTACCTGGCACGGGGTGTGCAGCAGCGG
This window contains:
- the LOC142076521 gene encoding scavenger receptor cysteine-rich domain-containing group B protein-like produces the protein MSAGQTQGMSLQRRGQTCSRRPGHPGQLAARSGTVTCPKAYVTGMGVSGRCLLSLHSNLAGFAGAGLLIYLVCLCDLVASQRVPLRLSDGPHRCAGRVEVFYENRWGTVCDDHWDLEDAGVVCRQLGCGVVLSAPGAGHFRAGYGPIWLDDVNCTGTEVALSYCRTKGWGKNNCHHGEDAGVVCSDPSSHPTAIHTSPAELRLVNGLNRCSGRVEVMHDHQWGTVCDDDWSFPDASVVCRQLGCGTAVSAYGAAHFGSGSGPIWLDNVQCSGTEAALSECLARPWGVNNCDHGEDASVVCTGTATNTPARLRLENGPGRCAGRVEVLHHHQWGTVCDSSWSLAEAAVVCRQLGCGTAVSAPGSAHFGQGSGRIWLDNVNCTGTEAALSECQARPWGSNSCDHRKDAGVVCSDADASGQRPVRLANGSNSCLGRVEVFHDQKWGTVCDDTWDLHAAAVVCRQLGCGVALAAPGSAHFGPGLDPIWLDDVHCTGTESTLSECELNNWGEHNCGHREDAGVVCSGTNPLQVRVQDGPGPCAGRVEVLYNATWHGVCSSGWSLLEAGVVCRQLGCGPAQSAPVGAQLSRGDGHALLEGLSCRGTELLLLECQQRETGLGPCRQGSAASVVCAEQKDLIQSCSVLAGLLSTGAMLCGTLLVLYLWMRCGRQAGRSPDKPLIKKTEDTRTSSEA